A part of Candidatus Nezhaarchaeota archaeon genomic DNA contains:
- the mcrA gene encoding coenzyme-B sulfoethylthiotransferase subunit alpha, translating into MAAREKMFMTALRRKFKEAPEEKYTKFYIYGGWMQSKRKREFYEWSQKVVKERGIPMYNPNLHLGGGPGQRVLMPYQVSGTDIFVEPDDLHFVNNAAMQQMWHDIRRTVIVGLDAAHTILTRRLGKEVTPETINHYLEVLNHALPGAAVVQEHMVETHPALVADSYVKVFTGDDELADEIDDRFLIDINKEFLPEQAAQLKAAIGKRIYQVLRMPTIIAMTCDGGTMARWAAMQISMSMINAYRLMAGEAAIGEFAFAAKHAELIEMGTLMPWRRVRSPNEPGGIPLGYLADMCQANRLKPDDPAWCALEAIAMAAVLYDQFWFGSYMSGGVGFTQYATATYTDNILDDFCYYGVELVQKRFGGFAKVKPSWEVVRDLATELTFYGLECYEKFPAAMETHFGGSQRAATVAAGAGVTVAIATGNAQAGLNAWYLSQLLHRESAGRLGFYGYDCQDQCGSANSFSWRSDEGLPFELRGVNYPNYAMNVGHQSAYTGIIMAAHVARRDAWCVSPLIKVAFADKHLKFDFARPRLCFAKGALREFMPAGLLDPIIPPR; encoded by the coding sequence GTTGGATGCAATCAAAAAGGAAGCGCGAATTTTATGAGTGGAGCCAGAAGGTGGTCAAGGAAAGAGGCATACCAATGTATAACCCCAACCTCCACCTTGGTGGAGGTCCGGGACAGAGAGTATTAATGCCTTACCAGGTTTCAGGGACAGACATATTTGTCGAGCCTGATGATCTTCACTTCGTTAATAATGCCGCTATGCAGCAAATGTGGCATGACATAAGGAGGACTGTCATAGTCGGCCTTGATGCCGCTCACACGATACTAACTAGAAGGCTCGGTAAGGAGGTAACGCCTGAAACAATAAATCACTATTTGGAGGTTTTAAATCACGCACTACCAGGCGCTGCTGTAGTCCAAGAGCACATGGTTGAGACCCATCCAGCACTAGTAGCTGACAGTTACGTTAAGGTATTCACTGGAGATGACGAGTTAGCAGATGAGATAGACGATAGATTTCTAATAGACATAAACAAAGAGTTCCTGCCAGAGCAGGCAGCTCAACTTAAGGCTGCAATAGGTAAGAGAATATATCAGGTCCTTAGGATGCCAACAATAATAGCGATGACATGTGATGGCGGTACTATGGCTAGATGGGCCGCAATGCAGATATCAATGTCGATGATAAACGCCTATAGACTAATGGCTGGTGAGGCTGCTATTGGTGAATTTGCATTCGCTGCAAAGCATGCCGAGCTCATAGAGATGGGCACTCTCATGCCCTGGAGGAGAGTTAGAAGCCCCAATGAGCCTGGAGGTATACCTCTAGGCTACTTAGCAGACATGTGTCAGGCTAATAGGCTTAAGCCGGATGACCCGGCTTGGTGCGCTCTTGAAGCAATAGCAATGGCTGCCGTCCTCTACGATCAGTTCTGGTTTGGAAGTTACATGAGCGGTGGCGTAGGTTTCACTCAATATGCAACTGCAACCTATACAGACAACATACTAGATGACTTCTGTTACTACGGTGTAGAGCTTGTACAGAAGAGATTCGGCGGTTTCGCTAAGGTTAAGCCAAGCTGGGAAGTCGTAAGAGACCTAGCAACAGAGTTAACTTTCTACGGTTTGGAGTGTTATGAAAAGTTCCCAGCAGCTATGGAGACGCACTTTGGCGGTAGTCAAAGAGCCGCCACTGTAGCAGCTGGAGCTGGAGTTACAGTTGCAATAGCTACTGGCAATGCTCAAGCAGGCCTAAATGCTTGGTACTTAAGCCAGCTCCTACACAGAGAGTCTGCGGGTAGGCTTGGCTTCTACGGCTATGACTGTCAAGACCAATGTGGCTCGGCCAACAGCTTCTCGTGGAGGAGCGATGAGGGCCTGCCATTTGAGCTTAGAGGTGTAAACTACCCGAACTATGCAATGAATGTAGGGCACCAGTCAGCCTATACGGGGATAATCATGGCAGCGCACGTAGCTAGAAGGGATGCTTGGTGCGTCAGCCCATTAATTAAGGTCGCCTTCGCGGACAAGCACTTAAAGTTCGATTTCGCAAGGCCAAGACTCTGCTTCGCTAAAGGAGCACTTAGAGAGTTCATGCCGGCTGGTCTGCTGGACCCAATAATACCGCCACGCTAA
- a CDS encoding methyl-coenzyme M reductase operon protein D, with protein sequence MLKEQIEIFPSRILGEETTKKLTKKISSIEGVLQAIPHVLRYVDGGTVTTRIIVTLDGTIPVDKVFKKIDEVCKQILPFGYTMRRGVFIKPRPTVSDYLRGHVSTQEEPDEKW encoded by the coding sequence ATGTTAAAGGAGCAAATAGAAATCTTTCCAAGTAGAATTTTGGGTGAGGAGACGACCAAGAAGCTTACTAAAAAGATATCGAGTATAGAAGGTGTGTTACAAGCAATACCTCACGTCTTAAGGTATGTAGATGGCGGGACCGTAACAACAAGGATCATAGTAACATTGGATGGCACAATACCGGTAGATAAGGTCTTCAAGAAGATAGATGAAGTTTGCAAGCAAATACTACCTTTTGGGTACACTATGAGGAGGGGGGTCTTCATTAAACCTAGACCTACGGTGTCAGACTATCTAAGAGGTCACGTCTCAACTCAAGAAGAACCTGATGAAAAGTGGTGA
- a CDS encoding DUF2098 domain-containing protein: MKYMVNNRGLKIAIGSLVRYTGTGTVGIVRAIDLIEGRYWALIDTTNLYYDIDYLELVEGGTGEVAGGLKNNKSSLESTKEEGKVFEKATEVTPSGAG; the protein is encoded by the coding sequence ATGAAATATATGGTCAATAACAGGGGGCTGAAGATAGCCATAGGCTCACTTGTTAGGTACACTGGTACGGGAACTGTTGGAATAGTGAGGGCAATAGACCTAATAGAAGGGAGGTATTGGGCCCTCATAGATACTACAAACCTGTACTACGATATCGATTACTTAGAGCTCGTAGAAGGTGGTACTGGAGAAGTAGCGGGAGGCTTGAAGAATAATAAAAGTAGTTTGGAGTCAACTAAAGAGGAGGGCAAGGTTTTTGAAAAAGCAACTGAAGTGACGCCCTCTGGTGCTGGTTAA
- a CDS encoding methanogenesis marker 15 protein has product MTVKIAQISCGTEYSGVQREIYRAAEITGMQIVFPEIDTVDIKRAMDIMGLYPASTGLRVMLARALAIIEGRVEVDGAIIMTCFRCAEGALVRHAIRRFLHEKARIPVISYSFTERMKAENLLLRFEALVNMIERRSLLARRKHEGLTIGIDSGSTMTKGVIMEDGKILATYWIPTTDVVASGLKVYEELLARSGVSKSQVEAIGVTGYGRMILGNELKADLSQEEITVCSKGASYLGNVQEGDATVIDIGGADNKAIAMHNSIPYSFTVGGICAGASGRFLEIAAARLGVDLETFGELALRGDPNKIVMNTYCIVFGMHDLVTALAKGSKKEDVAAAACYSVAEQFFEQQFQEIEVKGPVLQIGGTSLIKGLIKAFEDTLKIKITVPPYPQYAGAVGAALLSSGIIKMD; this is encoded by the coding sequence GTGACGGTGAAAATAGCACAAATATCGTGCGGAACAGAGTATAGTGGGGTTCAACGAGAAATCTACAGAGCTGCTGAAATTACCGGCATGCAGATAGTGTTCCCTGAAATTGACACAGTCGACATCAAGAGGGCAATGGATATTATGGGTTTATACCCTGCAAGTACGGGATTAAGGGTTATGCTTGCTAGAGCACTCGCAATAATTGAAGGTAGGGTTGAAGTTGATGGAGCCATAATAATGACGTGCTTTAGATGCGCTGAAGGAGCTCTAGTAAGACATGCAATAAGACGATTTCTTCACGAAAAGGCTCGCATACCAGTAATATCATACTCATTTACGGAGAGAATGAAAGCTGAGAACCTCCTCTTGAGGTTTGAAGCCCTAGTAAACATGATTGAGCGAAGATCACTACTGGCCAGGAGAAAACATGAGGGCCTAACGATAGGCATAGATTCAGGCTCTACCATGACTAAAGGAGTGATCATGGAGGATGGAAAGATACTAGCGACGTACTGGATCCCGACCACTGATGTGGTAGCATCAGGCTTAAAGGTTTATGAGGAGCTTTTAGCCAGGTCCGGAGTGTCAAAGAGCCAAGTCGAGGCTATAGGTGTTACTGGCTATGGTCGCATGATTTTAGGCAATGAGCTTAAAGCAGACCTTTCTCAGGAGGAGATAACGGTATGTTCGAAGGGAGCATCGTACTTAGGTAATGTGCAGGAGGGAGATGCCACAGTGATAGATATAGGTGGTGCTGACAACAAAGCGATAGCAATGCATAACAGCATTCCATATAGCTTTACCGTAGGAGGTATATGTGCTGGCGCTTCAGGGCGCTTCTTAGAAATAGCTGCAGCAAGGCTCGGAGTGGACTTAGAGACTTTTGGTGAGCTTGCATTAAGAGGTGATCCAAACAAGATAGTCATGAATACATACTGTATAGTTTTTGGTATGCACGACTTAGTCACAGCTCTCGCGAAAGGCTCTAAAAAAGAGGACGTCGCAGCAGCTGCATGCTATAGTGTAGCTGAACAGTTCTTTGAACAGCAATTTCAGGAGATTGAAGTTAAGGGACCAGTACTACAGATAGGGGGGACATCATTAATCAAGGGCCTCATTAAGGCCTTTGAAGACACACTAAAAATAAAGATAACTGTACCCCCGTACCCCCAGTATGCCGGTGCAGTTGGCGCAGCATTGCTATCGTCAGGCATAATTAAAATGGACTAA
- a CDS encoding phenylacetate--CoA ligase, with protein MEVRYWEPHVETASRKAIQKIQLKRLKYMVEYVYTRSPFYGRKFRELGLHPIDVRSLEDIRKFPFTTKDDLRRYGYPHGGEFLCVPREEVVCWHMSSGTTGVPILGGYTRRDYDTWMNLNARCYVTAGVRPGDVIMNIYGYGLFTGGLGLHESAFLVGATVIPWGTGRTQALIKSLIDFKATVMTGTPSYQYYIASLIREMGVDVDKDLRLRVTIPGAEMWTEEMRRRIEDWLGLKAKGGGARDIYGATELCGPGAGQECIYEKGFHFWVDHFLLEVVDPKTGEPVEPGEEGEMVFTHLIKEATPIIRYKLGDITVLDDEPCECGRIAFPRCLRVRGRVDDIIHYKGIKILPSMIQDVLLSHKEVLEYQVIIDKSKLPYDFIVKVEVPKSEQTTLLVNKLLNEFKNNLFIEPRIELVDPGSLPRFEGKSKRIIIKE; from the coding sequence ATGGAAGTAAGGTATTGGGAACCTCACGTTGAGACTGCATCGAGGAAAGCTATCCAAAAAATTCAGCTTAAACGCCTTAAGTACATGGTGGAGTACGTCTATACGAGGAGCCCGTTCTATGGACGTAAATTCAGGGAGCTTGGACTACACCCCATAGATGTTAGGAGCTTGGAGGATATACGCAAGTTTCCATTTACGACTAAGGATGACTTGAGAAGATACGGGTATCCTCATGGAGGAGAGTTTCTTTGCGTGCCGAGGGAGGAGGTTGTATGCTGGCACATGAGCTCTGGCACTACCGGTGTTCCAATTCTGGGGGGTTATACTAGGCGAGACTACGATACTTGGATGAACTTGAATGCTAGGTGTTACGTGACTGCTGGTGTTAGGCCTGGCGACGTCATAATGAACATTTACGGTTATGGACTATTCACTGGAGGTTTAGGTCTTCACGAGAGCGCATTCTTAGTTGGCGCTACGGTTATACCCTGGGGTACTGGTAGGACTCAAGCATTAATTAAGAGCTTAATAGATTTCAAAGCAACCGTCATGACTGGGACCCCTAGCTACCAGTACTATATTGCAAGCTTGATTAGGGAGATGGGAGTAGATGTGGATAAGGACTTACGCTTAAGAGTCACCATTCCAGGAGCTGAGATGTGGACCGAGGAGATGAGACGAAGAATAGAGGATTGGCTTGGGCTTAAGGCTAAGGGTGGAGGTGCTAGAGATATCTATGGAGCTACTGAGCTGTGTGGCCCAGGAGCTGGACAAGAGTGCATCTATGAGAAAGGCTTTCACTTTTGGGTTGATCACTTCCTACTTGAAGTAGTTGATCCAAAGACTGGAGAACCTGTGGAGCCTGGAGAGGAGGGAGAGATGGTCTTCACTCACCTAATTAAGGAAGCTACACCGATCATTAGATATAAGCTTGGAGACATAACTGTGCTGGATGATGAGCCATGCGAGTGCGGTAGAATTGCGTTCCCAAGATGCCTTAGGGTAAGAGGTAGAGTTGATGACATCATACATTACAAGGGTATTAAGATACTTCCATCCATGATACAAGACGTGCTATTAAGCCATAAAGAAGTCCTTGAGTATCAAGTTATAATCGATAAGAGTAAACTTCCATACGACTTTATAGTCAAGGTCGAGGTTCCAAAGTCTGAACAGACAACGTTACTCGTAAACAAGCTTCTCAATGAGTTTAAAAATAACTTGTTCATAGAGCCTAGGATAGAGCTTGTGGATCCCGGAAGCCTACCCAGATTTGAGGGTAAGTCGAAGAGGATTATTATCAAGGAGTGA
- a CDS encoding DUF483 domain-containing protein produces MNGVKSFERIVSIVEDIRKLTMELSSQEALSKVRKTYVDFPKVAQVLAEAFLSDRLLGIHERLLLELLLVKKHNPLVRPALDPEFASALRLYSLDDIEVGKFLGYPDCCIESFINECRLFFDGDHLRELKEIRKAGLKVVLTAGFIPCSLYCVEAMKSGLLEHVRDFSQIKILDDELKKRLPHSHSAYQSFYEILY; encoded by the coding sequence TTGAATGGAGTTAAGAGCTTTGAGCGTATAGTCTCCATTGTGGAGGATATAAGGAAGCTAACAATGGAGCTATCAAGTCAAGAAGCTTTAAGTAAAGTGAGGAAGACATACGTTGACTTCCCCAAGGTTGCACAGGTACTAGCTGAAGCCTTCTTAAGTGATAGGCTATTAGGGATCCATGAAAGATTATTACTTGAGTTATTATTGGTTAAGAAACATAACCCCCTTGTTAGACCCGCATTGGACCCCGAGTTCGCCTCAGCCTTAAGGCTATACTCACTCGACGATATTGAGGTGGGAAAGTTCCTTGGATACCCAGATTGCTGCATAGAAAGTTTCATTAATGAGTGTAGGCTTTTCTTCGATGGAGACCATCTAAGGGAGCTCAAAGAGATAAGAAAAGCAGGATTAAAAGTAGTTCTAACAGCAGGCTTCATACCATGTAGCCTTTATTGTGTAGAGGCCATGAAATCAGGGCTTCTAGAACACGTGAGGGATTTCTCACAAATAAAGATACTCGACGATGAGCTTAAAAAGAGGCTTCCCCACTCTCACTCGGCTTATCAGAGCTTCTACGAGATTTTGTACTAA
- a CDS encoding methanogenesis marker 5 protein, whose protein sequence is MIFPPNSLILYDLVLRFGHKPLAIMSKISEKVRTPEIDSPPINITHEEPRHGLKYCAVEVPSGIRGRMALLGPLIEEAEAAIIVDDPDIAFGCSGCARTNELVIQMLYEKRIPILRLKYPRTKEEARDFVHSIVNFLKSLDGGKP, encoded by the coding sequence ATGATATTCCCACCGAATAGCTTGATACTGTACGACTTAGTTTTACGATTTGGGCATAAACCTTTAGCTATAATGTCCAAGATCAGCGAGAAAGTAAGGACTCCTGAAATAGACTCTCCACCAATTAACATCACTCACGAGGAGCCTAGACATGGATTGAAGTATTGTGCCGTGGAGGTTCCTTCAGGCATTAGAGGTAGAATGGCCCTCTTAGGGCCATTAATCGAAGAAGCTGAGGCTGCTATAATAGTTGACGACCCTGACATAGCATTTGGCTGCTCTGGTTGTGCTAGAACGAATGAGCTAGTAATACAAATGCTTTATGAGAAGAGGATTCCAATACTAAGATTGAAGTATCCTCGAACTAAGGAAGAAGCGCGGGACTTTGTTCACTCCATAGTCAACTTCTTAAAGTCTCTTGATGGTGGCAAGCCGTGA
- a CDS encoding pyridoxamine 5'-phosphate oxidase family protein, producing MVKMPMEVIKLLERVASKSLCVLATASKDGKPNAVPIIFAWPLGDDKILVADNFFNKTRINMEENPRASLTFWDPETREGYQVKGIIEIHTSGPIFEEAALRVRAIKSTLKTKAGVVLRVEEVYTIKPGPDAGKRIA from the coding sequence ATGGTCAAGATGCCGATGGAAGTCATTAAGCTACTTGAGCGTGTTGCATCTAAATCGCTGTGCGTCTTAGCTACTGCTTCAAAAGATGGTAAACCCAATGCTGTACCCATAATATTTGCATGGCCCCTAGGTGATGATAAGATACTGGTAGCAGATAATTTCTTTAATAAAACCAGGATTAACATGGAGGAGAATCCTCGGGCATCACTGACGTTTTGGGACCCTGAAACTAGAGAGGGCTATCAAGTGAAGGGAATAATTGAGATTCATACTTCAGGCCCAATCTTTGAGGAGGCTGCTTTGAGGGTTCGTGCTATTAAGTCGACCCTAAAGACTAAGGCCGGCGTAGTACTGAGGGTTGAGGAAGTATACACTATTAAGCCGGGGCCAGATGCTGGCAAGAGAATTGCGTAG
- a CDS encoding methanogenesis marker 7 protein, protein MQDYGYYIFEGGPYRKDYVIDLIEDLGGVVIQEFIMGLDLVMFIAIPRVDLNKFLRLASEFKARLREAKLIGSEIAVVPPSMSFRHLPHPTCDINEYLRRHGAKTFMVGLSRGVGQKRAMLTSYERDFLNEVDAAVFIMGNVSECIKRKSELLRGLRIPVVIVGGPQKVDLSSDVAYVGGLGRISHRLKLSHEVKILDQLVEVLGKILDRRREEFLEDPPPFPPVLLKREVERQIEEVKDVTVLKIDGLRVPLNYDKYHEVVGNVIVEGYRLRDVAEIKRSVLKDQILVKLLPESAIDLVHFNYA, encoded by the coding sequence GTGCAAGATTATGGTTACTACATATTTGAGGGTGGACCTTACAGGAAGGACTACGTCATAGATCTTATAGAGGATTTAGGAGGGGTTGTGATACAAGAGTTCATCATGGGCTTAGATTTAGTGATGTTTATTGCTATTCCAAGAGTCGATCTTAATAAGTTTTTAAGGCTTGCAAGCGAATTTAAGGCTAGACTGCGCGAAGCTAAGCTTATTGGATCAGAAATAGCCGTTGTGCCCCCAAGCATGTCCTTTAGACATTTACCACATCCAACCTGTGATATTAATGAGTACTTGAGGCGCCATGGAGCCAAGACGTTCATGGTTGGCTTATCGAGAGGTGTTGGACAAAAACGAGCTATGCTAACTAGTTATGAGCGTGACTTCTTAAATGAAGTTGACGCTGCAGTATTCATCATGGGCAACGTGAGTGAGTGTATAAAGAGAAAATCAGAGCTACTAAGGGGGCTTCGAATACCTGTTGTAATAGTAGGGGGACCTCAGAAAGTTGATTTGTCCAGTGATGTCGCTTATGTTGGAGGTTTAGGTAGAATCTCTCATAGGTTAAAGTTAAGTCATGAAGTTAAGATATTGGATCAGTTGGTTGAGGTTTTGGGGAAGATCCTAGATCGAAGAAGAGAGGAGTTTTTAGAAGACCCTCCACCCTTCCCTCCTGTACTACTTAAGAGGGAGGTTGAAAGACAAATTGAGGAGGTTAAGGACGTAACGGTTCTTAAGATTGATGGTTTGAGAGTACCACTAAATTACGATAAGTATCATGAGGTAGTAGGCAACGTTATAGTTGAGGGCTATAGGTTAAGGGATGTAGCTGAAATTAAGAGATCGGTTCTAAAAGACCAAATATTAGTTAAGCTACTACCTGAGTCTGCTATCGATTTAGTCCATTTTAATTATGCCTGA
- a CDS encoding ATP-binding cassette domain-containing protein, translating into MTFIEIRGLTKTYRVGDSVKVKALNNVSFDVEKGEFVGLLGESGSGKTTLIRIIRGVEGFDEGYVKVGDVVVRSDSSIDEYIKLRRKTAIHLQRSFGLWPESVLENVIRALRWAYTGEETLPSPSSGEYEKLTEEALEVLDLVGLRERAKLWAMALSGGEKQRLILARQIARKPEVLLLDEPATMTCPRTRLEVMRAIRRANEAGMTIIMASHMPEMHRKLADRVIWLDRGAIVGYGEPDKVLSEFLKRLDPPLPKPSKPKRPEPVLRIIKVTKRYRIVPYGEVFTLSEASLEAKLGEITALLGPSGSGKTVMLRLMAGLELPTSGKVLVKCNRKWIDITKLGVESMKARQRIGILHQEFALPYWARVIDLFASRLGLKSWDMVQEALRRAEQYGISTKVLDAIHRIAELPEEEVKTKLEELGLSPDIIKEIFPTLPTSIVEERVKDVLDALRLPRDILYRRSHELSGGEQVRVALALSLVSNPAVLLLDEPFGDLDPITSRKTANAIKDVASKLGASVILVDHQLSFVEETCHKGVVIENGKMLYKGPIKASVRYYKKNVLKVK; encoded by the coding sequence ATGACCTTCATAGAAATTCGGGGATTAACTAAGACATACAGGGTAGGCGACAGCGTTAAGGTTAAGGCTTTAAATAACGTTAGCTTCGATGTTGAGAAGGGCGAGTTTGTAGGTCTTCTAGGTGAAAGTGGCTCAGGAAAGACCACGTTGATAAGGATAATTAGAGGGGTTGAGGGGTTTGATGAAGGTTACGTGAAGGTAGGAGATGTGGTCGTCAGAAGTGACTCTTCCATCGATGAGTACATAAAGCTAAGGCGAAAGACTGCAATACACCTTCAAAGGTCCTTTGGTCTTTGGCCTGAAAGTGTGTTAGAAAACGTGATTAGAGCTTTAAGGTGGGCTTACACTGGTGAAGAAACTCTTCCAAGCCCTAGTTCCGGCGAGTACGAGAAGCTAACCGAAGAGGCTCTTGAAGTTCTCGACCTCGTTGGTCTAAGGGAGAGAGCTAAGCTCTGGGCAATGGCTCTTAGTGGAGGAGAGAAGCAGAGGCTGATTCTCGCTAGGCAGATAGCGAGGAAGCCTGAAGTACTTTTACTTGATGAGCCTGCAACAATGACTTGCCCGAGAACTAGGTTGGAGGTGATGAGGGCTATACGGAGGGCGAATGAGGCTGGAATGACAATAATAATGGCATCACACATGCCCGAAATGCACAGAAAGCTTGCTGATAGAGTTATATGGCTTGATAGGGGGGCTATAGTGGGTTATGGAGAGCCTGATAAAGTACTTAGTGAGTTCCTTAAGAGGCTTGATCCTCCACTACCTAAGCCCTCTAAACCGAAAAGGCCGGAACCAGTCTTAAGGATAATTAAAGTTACAAAGCGATATAGGATCGTACCTTATGGGGAGGTCTTCACCCTAAGCGAGGCTAGTCTCGAAGCTAAGCTTGGAGAAATAACGGCTTTACTAGGTCCTTCAGGTTCCGGCAAGACGGTAATGTTAAGGTTAATGGCTGGGCTTGAGCTGCCGACAAGTGGTAAAGTGCTAGTTAAGTGTAATCGTAAGTGGATTGACATAACCAAGTTGGGTGTCGAGAGCATGAAGGCTAGGCAGAGGATAGGGATTCTACATCAAGAGTTTGCCTTGCCTTACTGGGCTAGAGTCATAGACCTCTTTGCCTCAAGGTTGGGACTAAAGAGTTGGGATATGGTGCAAGAGGCTTTAAGGAGAGCGGAGCAGTATGGAATCAGCACTAAGGTGCTTGATGCCATACATAGGATAGCCGAACTACCTGAGGAAGAGGTTAAGACAAAGCTTGAGGAACTTGGCCTTAGCCCCGACATAATTAAGGAGATTTTTCCGACCCTGCCAACGAGTATTGTGGAGGAGCGAGTTAAGGATGTACTTGATGCGCTTAGGTTGCCTAGGGACATTCTTTATAGGAGAAGCCATGAACTATCAGGTGGGGAGCAGGTGAGAGTTGCCCTAGCGCTCTCGCTCGTATCGAATCCAGCTGTGCTATTACTTGATGAGCCATTCGGAGACCTAGATCCAATAACATCTAGAAAAACTGCAAATGCCATTAAGGATGTAGCCTCTAAACTTGGAGCATCAGTAATACTGGTCGATCATCAGCTCAGTTTTGTAGAAGAGACCTGCCATAAAGGTGTAGTAATAGAGAATGGGAAAATGCTCTATAAGGGGCCCATAAAGGCCTCGGTGAGGTACTACAAGAAAAATGTGTTGAAGGTTAAGTAA
- the atwA gene encoding methyl coenzyme M reductase system, component A2 translates to MSLLLEVYKVSKEFDGIKALDNVSFQLRLGESLGVLGRSGSGKSVLMQMIRGVKGYEPTEGYIIYYVAFCPSCSWVDIPTFRDNPCPQCGTKMEYRVVNLWEPLDNDVAEALKARVAIMFQRTFALYGNLTPIENVMEALKRARIDERVAPRLAFELLKLVNLTHRLLHPAEALSGGEKQRVVLARQIAVNPILLLADEPTGTLDPYNAHLVSDLLIKEFKAKNKCMIVASHIPTVLQRLCDRIIWLEKGKMIMDAPSPEVISSFLKGVQEPQMEQVPTGNEILRVIDVSKYYYSIDRGLTKAVDHVTFNVKEREIFGIVGKSGAGKTTLSRIICGVTEPSSGVVELKVGDRWYNITKPGYEGRAIASSYIGLLHQEYALYPYRTVLDNLSTSIGLELPEELARMKVMYTLKSVGFNSGTIDQVLTRYPDELSEGERHRVALAQVLIKEPRVVVLDEPSGTMDPITKIEVAKSILSSRSWLDETFIIVSHDIDFVRLVCDRLALMKNGRIVAYLDPKKTSWDDLLIELRE, encoded by the coding sequence ATGTCATTGCTGCTCGAGGTTTACAAGGTAAGCAAGGAATTCGATGGCATCAAGGCTTTGGACAACGTATCCTTCCAATTAAGGCTTGGAGAGAGCCTAGGAGTTCTAGGTAGAAGTGGATCTGGCAAGTCCGTCTTAATGCAAATGATAAGGGGGGTTAAGGGTTATGAGCCAACTGAAGGCTATATAATATACTATGTAGCTTTTTGTCCTTCATGTTCTTGGGTTGATATTCCGACCTTCAGAGATAATCCATGTCCTCAATGTGGAACAAAGATGGAATACAGAGTAGTCAACCTCTGGGAGCCCCTAGATAATGATGTCGCTGAAGCCTTAAAGGCTAGGGTCGCAATAATGTTTCAAAGGACTTTCGCACTATACGGCAATTTAACACCCATAGAAAACGTCATGGAAGCGCTTAAGAGGGCTAGGATTGATGAAAGAGTGGCGCCAAGATTAGCTTTCGAGCTCTTAAAGCTTGTAAACTTAACACACAGGTTACTTCACCCAGCAGAAGCATTAAGTGGAGGGGAAAAGCAGAGGGTCGTGCTCGCCAGGCAGATAGCGGTTAACCCAATCCTTTTACTAGCTGATGAACCAACAGGCACTTTGGATCCTTATAATGCCCACCTCGTAAGTGATCTACTTATTAAAGAGTTTAAGGCAAAGAATAAGTGCATGATAGTTGCATCTCACATACCAACCGTGTTGCAAAGGCTCTGCGACAGAATAATATGGCTTGAAAAAGGCAAAATGATAATGGACGCACCTTCACCTGAAGTTATATCATCATTCCTTAAAGGCGTCCAGGAGCCTCAAATGGAGCAAGTGCCTACAGGCAATGAGATACTGAGAGTAATAGACGTAAGTAAATATTACTATTCTATAGATAGAGGCCTCACCAAGGCCGTTGACCATGTGACCTTCAACGTCAAGGAACGTGAAATATTCGGGATAGTTGGGAAGAGCGGTGCCGGCAAAACAACGCTCTCGAGAATAATATGTGGCGTTACAGAGCCATCGTCAGGAGTGGTAGAGCTCAAGGTTGGGGACAGGTGGTATAATATAACGAAGCCAGGCTATGAAGGGAGAGCCATAGCTTCAAGTTACATCGGCCTCCTTCATCAAGAGTATGCACTGTATCCGTATAGGACAGTCCTAGATAACCTCAGTACATCAATAGGTCTAGAGCTTCCAGAGGAATTAGCTAGAATGAAGGTGATGTACACCCTCAAATCTGTCGGCTTCAACTCAGGTACAATAGATCAGGTGCTTACTAGATACCCAGACGAGCTTAGCGAAGGCGAAAGACACAGAGTTGCTCTAGCTCAAGTCTTAATTAAAGAGCCTAGAGTTGTAGTGCTTGATGAGCCATCAGGGACTATGGACCCGATAACAAAAATTGAGGTTGCTAAATCGATACTGTCGTCCAGATCTTGGCTTGATGAGACCTTCATAATAGTGTCTCATGATATTGACTTCGTAAGGTTAGTTTGTGATAGATTAGCATTAATGAAGAATGGAAGAATAGTAGCTTATTTAGACCCTAAAAAGACTTCATGGGATGATCTTTTAATTGAGCTTCGCGAGTAG